A part of Aegilops tauschii subsp. strangulata cultivar AL8/78 chromosome 2, Aet v6.0, whole genome shotgun sequence genomic DNA contains:
- the LOC141041146 gene encoding uncharacterized protein, whose protein sequence is MAEEASAKHHCGQTSHQSGNLDVVHVPGQKREYTVTLTGVELHGKETLEVVCTSEPNKADEMISRIRRSACGSYPHIMGVDVEFTKDDEPPQMAAVLQISVEGLCLVYHIAAATKWPKRLKELLQEEKLFAFASFSIKNDRDKLIRNWRIPYNGKPYDSLADVAASVIHPFYRKMKKKIDSEADHKLWGDNPLPNYLIEYAAIDAYATYKSWKIIDNIKRGLEISKEQEADPYYHCHYAG, encoded by the exons ATGGCGGAGGAAGCGTCTGCCAAGCATCATTGTGGCCAGACATCCCACCAGAGCGGCAACCTCGACGTCGTTCACGTTCCCGGTCAGAAGCGCGAGTACACCGTAACCCTCACAGGGGTTGAGCTCCACGGCAAGGAGACGCTGGAGGTCGTCTGCACCAGCGAACCAAACAAGGCCGATGAGATGATCTCTAGGATCAGGAGGAGCGCCTGCGGCTCGTACCCCCACATCATGGGCGTTGATGTGGAGTTTACCAAAGATGATGAACCTCCGCAGATGGCAGCAGTTCTGCAGATTAGCGTGGAGGGTCTCTGCCTCGTGTACCACATCGCTGCGGCCACAAAATG GCCAAAGCGCCTCAAAGAGCTCCTACAGGAGGAGAAGTTGTTCGCCTTTGCCAGCTTCAGCATTAAAAATGACAGGGACAAGCTGATT CGCAACTGGAGAATTCCATACAATGGAAAACCGTACGACTCCTTGGCTGATGTTGCAGCTAGCGTCATCCACCCATTCTACAgaaagatgaagaagaagatcgaTAGTGAGGCAGACCATAAACTGTGGGGGGACAACCCACTGCCAAATTACCTCATCGAGTACGCAGCAATAGATGCGTACGCCACCTACAAGTCGTGGAAGATAATCGACAACATCAAAAGAGGTCTAGAAATTTCAAAAGAGCAGGAAGCGGACCCCTACTACCACTGCCACTATGCGGGATGA